A single genomic interval of Halalkalibaculum roseum harbors:
- the bioA gene encoding adenosylmethionine--8-amino-7-oxononanoate transaminase produces MHRNIWYPFTIIEDAPEPIKVQKGDGLWLELEDGRRIMDCISSWWVNLHGHAHPQIAKAIADQASKLEQVIFANFSHDPAEKLAEKVTQKLPGTLNRMFFSDDGSTAVEVAMKMAYQYWRNIGQERKTFICFEGAYHGDTFGAMSAGERSVFTEVFKDLLFDVEFVPYPATWIGDPDRTEKESKVIEKVEELLKENPEKYAGIMIEPLVQGAGGMNMCSKEFLQELHWVNRQFNTLLIFDEVMTGFGRTGDWFACKRAQVEPDIICLAKGLTGGFLPLSVTVCSDRIYEAFNSSDPIKTFWHGHSYTANPIGCAAALASYDLMVENESIFSNMEEWHLGHLEKLKNHPKLKKLRVCGTIAAMDISAEGEEGYLNPIANHIKEQCVDKGLLLRPLGNVLYLMPPYCTTKKQLAQMYEGIVSLIDEVA; encoded by the coding sequence ATGCATAGAAATATCTGGTATCCCTTCACAATTATTGAAGATGCACCCGAGCCCATAAAGGTTCAAAAGGGGGATGGCTTGTGGCTGGAACTGGAAGACGGGCGACGCATTATGGATTGCATATCCAGCTGGTGGGTGAATCTGCACGGTCATGCCCATCCTCAAATTGCAAAGGCCATAGCCGATCAGGCCTCAAAGTTGGAACAGGTAATATTTGCCAATTTCAGCCATGATCCCGCGGAAAAGCTGGCCGAAAAGGTAACGCAAAAACTGCCGGGAACACTAAACAGGATGTTTTTCTCGGATGATGGATCCACGGCTGTTGAAGTTGCCATGAAGATGGCTTACCAGTACTGGAGAAATATCGGGCAGGAGAGAAAAACTTTTATCTGTTTTGAGGGAGCCTATCACGGTGATACCTTTGGCGCCATGTCAGCTGGGGAGCGATCTGTGTTCACAGAAGTATTTAAAGATCTGTTATTTGATGTAGAATTTGTACCCTATCCGGCGACATGGATCGGAGACCCGGATAGGACCGAGAAAGAGAGCAAGGTGATCGAGAAGGTAGAGGAATTGCTGAAGGAGAACCCTGAAAAATATGCAGGAATTATGATCGAGCCTCTGGTGCAGGGGGCAGGTGGCATGAATATGTGCAGTAAGGAGTTTCTGCAGGAGCTGCACTGGGTCAACCGCCAGTTCAATACTCTGCTTATTTTCGATGAGGTAATGACCGGATTCGGACGAACCGGCGACTGGTTTGCCTGCAAGAGAGCACAGGTAGAACCCGATATTATCTGCCTCGCAAAGGGATTGACAGGTGGATTCCTTCCACTCTCAGTGACGGTCTGTTCCGACCGTATCTATGAGGCCTTCAACAGCTCGGATCCAATAAAAACATTCTGGCATGGGCACAGCTATACGGCAAATCCCATCGGTTGTGCTGCGGCACTGGCCTCCTATGACCTGATGGTCGAAAATGAATCGATATTCAGCAATATGGAAGAGTGGCATCTGGGACATCTGGAGAAGCTGAAAAATCATCCGAAATTGAAGAAGCTTAGAGTTTGCGGGACCATTGCTGCCATGGATATTTCTGCCGAAGGAGAGGAGGGTTACCTCAATCCTATAGCCAATCATATTAAAGAGCAGTGTGTGGATAAAGGCCTCTTGCTACGTCCGCTGGGCAATGTGCTCTACTTGATGCCTCCCTACTGCACTACTAAGAAGCAGCTGGCACAGATGTACGAAGGTATTGTTTCGCTGATTGATGAAGTGGCCTAA
- a CDS encoding 2-oxoacid:acceptor oxidoreductase subunit alpha, with the protein MAAKKQVKEEVTIRFAGDSGDGMQLTGSLFTNTAALQGNDLRTLPEFPAEIRAPAGTVPGVSSFQLHFGSKEILTPGDICDVLVAMNAAALKANLDLLRKGGIVIANTSGFDKKNLNLAKYENNEVSPLEDDTLSEYSLIEIDVTKITREALSDSELTFKEIDRCKNMFVLGFLYWMYERPLDSTIRYLKDKFSGSPEIAEANVTVLKAGYNYGETTEVVSARYTVKEASLEPGTYRNITGNESTVLGLAAAARKSRLPLFFGSYPITPASDVLHGMSKLKNFGITTFQAEDEIAAVSSAIGAAFGGSLGVTSSSGPGIALKGEAIGLAVMLELPLVILNIQRAGPSTGMPTKTEQADLMQAMHGRNGESPIAIVAPKTPADCFDTVFEACRIALEHMIPVMYLSDGFLANGSEPWKFPQSGDLKDIQVEFEPARDENAAKFLPYVRDERFVRHWSIPGTEGLEHRVGGLEKEDETGDVSYDPDNHQKMVKMRQAKRDKIADYIPLQQVDSGNEEGEIVVVGWGSTYGSLSTAVHELREEGMDVSHIHIRYLAPFPKNLGDLLKGFKQVLVPEINNGQLVSLIRDRFMIAARGINKIKGRPFGVEELKQEIRKAASAKVNS; encoded by the coding sequence ATGGCTGCAAAAAAGCAAGTAAAGGAAGAAGTAACCATTCGATTTGCCGGCGATTCGGGCGACGGCATGCAGCTCACCGGTTCATTATTCACAAACACAGCGGCACTTCAGGGAAATGATTTAAGAACGTTGCCGGAATTTCCTGCTGAGATCAGGGCGCCCGCAGGTACGGTACCCGGAGTATCCTCTTTCCAGCTTCACTTTGGCAGCAAGGAGATACTTACACCGGGAGATATATGCGACGTCCTGGTTGCCATGAATGCAGCGGCTTTAAAGGCCAACCTTGATTTGCTCAGAAAAGGCGGAATTGTCATCGCTAATACATCAGGATTTGATAAAAAAAACCTGAATCTAGCCAAATATGAGAATAATGAAGTCAGCCCCCTTGAGGATGATACCCTATCTGAATACTCGCTCATTGAAATCGATGTCACCAAGATCACCCGTGAAGCCTTATCCGATTCAGAACTCACTTTCAAAGAAATCGATCGCTGCAAAAATATGTTCGTACTTGGATTTCTATATTGGATGTACGAACGGCCGCTGGATTCAACCATAAGATATTTAAAGGACAAATTTTCTGGAAGTCCTGAAATAGCGGAGGCCAATGTTACCGTACTCAAAGCAGGTTATAACTACGGCGAGACCACCGAAGTGGTATCTGCACGTTATACGGTTAAGGAAGCCTCCCTTGAACCGGGTACCTATAGAAATATAACCGGCAATGAATCTACCGTTCTGGGTCTTGCTGCTGCAGCCAGAAAAAGCAGGCTTCCGCTGTTTTTTGGATCCTATCCGATAACTCCTGCCTCTGATGTACTACACGGTATGTCTAAACTAAAAAATTTCGGAATTACCACTTTCCAGGCGGAAGATGAAATCGCGGCCGTCTCTTCGGCAATCGGAGCAGCTTTCGGCGGTTCACTGGGTGTCACCAGTTCTTCCGGACCCGGTATTGCACTCAAGGGTGAGGCAATCGGACTTGCAGTCATGCTGGAACTGCCTCTTGTGATTCTCAACATTCAGCGTGCCGGTCCCTCAACAGGTATGCCAACCAAAACTGAACAGGCTGACCTTATGCAGGCAATGCACGGCAGAAACGGGGAGAGCCCGATTGCTATCGTGGCTCCCAAAACACCGGCTGACTGTTTTGATACGGTCTTCGAAGCTTGCCGTATTGCACTGGAACATATGATTCCGGTCATGTACCTCTCCGATGGATTCCTGGCTAACGGGTCCGAGCCCTGGAAGTTTCCTCAATCCGGCGATTTAAAGGATATCCAGGTAGAGTTTGAGCCGGCTCGAGACGAAAATGCGGCCAAATTTCTTCCCTATGTACGGGATGAACGCTTTGTGAGGCATTGGTCCATTCCCGGCACAGAAGGCCTGGAACACCGCGTTGGCGGGCTTGAGAAGGAAGATGAGACCGGTGATGTGTCATACGACCCCGATAATCACCAGAAGATGGTTAAAATGAGACAGGCTAAACGTGACAAAATTGCCGATTATATTCCGCTTCAGCAGGTTGATTCCGGAAATGAGGAGGGAGAAATCGTTGTGGTGGGTTGGGGATCTACCTATGGCAGTCTCAGTACGGCGGTCCATGAACTGAGGGAAGAGGGAATGGACGTTTCGCATATTCACATCAGGTATCTTGCTCCTTTTCCAAAAAATCTTGGGGACCTGCTAAAAGGATTCAAGCAAGTGCTGGTTCCGGAGATCAATAACGGTCAGCTGGTAAGTTTGATTCGTGACAGGTTCATGATTGCTGCCAGGGGTATCAATAAGATCAAAGGCCGTCCGTTTGGTGTGGAAGAGCTAAAGCAGGAAATCAGGAAAGCGGCATCAGCAAAAGTGAACAGTTAG
- a CDS encoding 2-oxoacid:ferredoxin oxidoreductase subunit beta gives MTINTKIQEHINKNRNENGNLPEYSGKDFSSDQDVRWCPGCGDYTILKQVQNIMPDIGVPKKDIVFISGIGCAARFPYYMDTFGMHSIHGRAPAIATGLKVTRPELSVWIITGDGDSLSIGANHFVQLLRRNVDVNLLLFNNKIYGLTKGQYSPTSHEGTVTKSTPYGSVDHPFNPVALSLGADGTFVARTMDRDPRHLQAMLKRANDHKGTSMLEIYQNCIVFNDGAFELFTDKKSRPKEAIYLEDGEPLIFGEENTKGIRLDGLKPEIVSLEESNYTKDDLWIHDEKDATKAHLLSRFFDEPDPRAETPQHMPRPFGVLFAVDRPRYDEGVNLQIEETFRRKGEGDLDELLRGPETWEIK, from the coding sequence ATGACAATTAATACGAAGATTCAGGAACATATAAACAAAAACCGGAATGAAAATGGCAACCTGCCTGAATACAGCGGAAAAGATTTTTCTTCGGATCAGGACGTGCGCTGGTGTCCTGGATGCGGCGATTATACCATTTTAAAACAGGTACAGAATATTATGCCGGATATCGGGGTGCCTAAAAAAGATATCGTATTTATTTCAGGTATTGGCTGTGCAGCCCGTTTTCCCTATTACATGGATACCTTCGGCATGCATTCTATTCACGGGCGTGCTCCGGCTATTGCCACCGGACTCAAAGTAACTCGTCCGGAGCTAAGCGTTTGGATTATCACCGGTGACGGGGATTCCCTCTCCATAGGAGCCAACCACTTTGTGCAGCTCCTCCGTCGCAATGTAGACGTGAATTTGCTGCTTTTTAATAACAAGATTTACGGTCTTACGAAGGGGCAGTACTCCCCAACTTCTCATGAGGGTACGGTTACCAAATCGACACCTTACGGTTCTGTGGATCACCCTTTCAATCCTGTAGCTTTAAGTCTTGGTGCCGACGGTACATTCGTAGCCAGAACCATGGACCGGGATCCGAGGCACCTGCAGGCTATGCTCAAACGTGCCAACGATCACAAAGGAACCTCCATGCTGGAGATCTATCAGAACTGTATCGTATTCAACGATGGGGCATTCGAGCTCTTCACTGATAAAAAGTCCCGTCCCAAGGAGGCCATATACCTCGAAGATGGAGAGCCGCTTATTTTCGGGGAGGAAAATACAAAAGGCATTCGCCTAGATGGATTAAAACCCGAGATCGTTTCCCTGGAAGAAAGCAATTATACCAAGGATGACCTCTGGATACATGACGAAAAGGATGCCACGAAAGCTCATCTGCTGTCGCGTTTCTTTGATGAACCCGATCCGAGAGCTGAGACCCCGCAACATATGCCGCGACCTTTTGGAGTTTTATTTGCCGTTGATCGGCCCCGTTATGACGAAGGAGTTAACCTTCAAATTGAAGAAACCTTCCGGAGAAAAGGGGAGGGCGACCTGGATGAACTGCTGCGTGGCCCTGAAACATGGGAGATTAAATAA
- a CDS encoding ATP-grasp domain-containing protein, with translation MPRCAFLTMDNLDEFEVYDDLLLEPLSKFGWSVDMVSWRNRKARWDQYEAVIIRSPWDYQQDAELFMHVLEEIDRSPALLENPLELVTWNIDKIYLRELQEKGVLIVPTLWSKNFHIRDLESAFEKLNTCELVIKPTVSANADNTFWLDRQSLSKKADELVEVFSSRPFMIQPFMENIVSEGEFSLFYFGGEYSHTILKTPAKGDFRVQEEHGGILASADPEKKLLQRAEQTMQFLEPQPLYARADYVRTEDNDFALMELELIEPSLYFNMDPESPERFARIFDHWMKKKKNSL, from the coding sequence ATGCCCCGTTGCGCCTTTTTAACCATGGATAACCTTGATGAGTTTGAGGTATATGATGATTTGCTCCTAGAACCTCTTTCAAAGTTCGGATGGTCGGTCGATATGGTCTCCTGGCGCAATCGAAAGGCCCGATGGGATCAGTATGAAGCTGTGATTATTCGATCGCCTTGGGATTACCAGCAAGATGCCGAACTTTTTATGCACGTGCTGGAAGAAATTGATCGCTCACCGGCACTGCTTGAGAATCCCCTTGAGCTGGTTACATGGAATATCGATAAAATCTATTTAAGAGAATTACAGGAGAAAGGAGTATTAATTGTTCCTACACTCTGGAGTAAAAACTTCCACATAAGAGACCTTGAATCTGCTTTTGAAAAACTAAATACCTGTGAGCTGGTTATCAAGCCAACCGTTAGTGCCAATGCAGATAACACTTTTTGGCTGGATAGGCAGTCCCTTTCAAAAAAAGCTGATGAGTTAGTGGAAGTCTTTTCAAGTCGACCCTTCATGATCCAACCCTTTATGGAAAACATTGTCAGCGAAGGTGAGTTTTCTCTTTTTTATTTTGGCGGAGAATACAGTCACACTATCCTTAAGACACCGGCCAAAGGTGATTTCAGGGTTCAGGAGGAGCATGGCGGTATCCTGGCTTCGGCAGATCCCGAAAAAAAGTTATTACAAAGAGCAGAGCAGACTATGCAATTTTTGGAACCGCAGCCTCTTTATGCAAGAGCCGACTATGTGAGAACCGAAGACAATGACTTTGCACTTATGGAACTTGAACTCATTGAACCTTCGCTCTATTTTAATATGGATCCAGAGTCACCGGAGCGTTTTGCCAGAATTTTTGATCACTGGATGAAAAAGAAGAAAAATAGCCTATAA
- a CDS encoding AsmA family protein, giving the protein MSKSLKYSITGIVGIVLLAFVVLTFSLDYIVQSGIESTGSKMLKTEVTVENVSISLFSGSGTIEGLRVRNPEGFDSDYAMVMQRFEITMDVGTLLADTLVINRILIDEPALSVIQKVPENNLRMLMKNMEQSSEEESSSSGGLVIELLLVRNGRVSVTPNVGGEQAAVVNMGDIELENLGKSGNTSAFGVIRQITSRIINEALNSALSGQIEGLKNKAKDAVKDLFNQ; this is encoded by the coding sequence ATGAGTAAAAGTTTAAAATATTCAATTACCGGTATTGTTGGAATTGTACTTCTGGCTTTCGTAGTCCTTACCTTTTCACTGGATTACATTGTTCAATCAGGTATTGAGTCAACAGGCTCCAAAATGCTAAAGACCGAAGTCACGGTCGAAAATGTTTCCATTTCACTTTTTTCCGGATCAGGTACTATTGAAGGGCTTCGCGTCAGAAATCCGGAAGGTTTTGACAGTGATTATGCGATGGTTATGCAGCGCTTTGAGATCACGATGGATGTAGGCACCCTACTCGCCGATACATTGGTAATTAACCGCATACTGATTGATGAACCGGCTCTTTCGGTCATTCAAAAAGTACCCGAAAACAATCTTCGCATGCTGATGAAAAATATGGAGCAATCCTCAGAAGAGGAGAGCTCATCTTCCGGAGGATTGGTCATCGAGCTACTCCTGGTAAGAAACGGACGGGTCTCCGTAACACCAAACGTTGGAGGAGAACAGGCAGCTGTGGTTAACATGGGGGATATAGAATTAGAAAATCTTGGCAAGAGTGGCAACACCTCAGCCTTTGGGGTGATTCGTCAAATCACTTCCAGAATTATCAATGAGGCACTTAATTCGGCCCTAAGCGGACAAATTGAAGGTCTAAAAAATAAAGCAAAAGATGCTGTAAAAGACCTATTCAACCAGTAA
- a CDS encoding 3-keto-disaccharide hydrolase, whose product MQQRINLLAVAILTIGIFVTANLGNAVAQSDGEWISLFDGESLDGWRASENTETFSVQDGRIVADGPRSHLFYAGEVQNHNFTNFEFKADVMTTPGSNSGIYFHTEYQDSGWPAKGYEAQVNNSGSDPRKTGSLYAIKDVSEAPAKDNEWFTMYIKVQGSRITIKVNGKTMVEYTEPDNAERPENMSERLLSSGTFALQGHDPESTVYYKNIMVRPLPEK is encoded by the coding sequence ATGCAACAACGTATTAATCTCTTAGCTGTAGCTATTCTAACCATAGGAATATTTGTAACTGCAAACTTGGGCAATGCCGTTGCTCAGTCGGATGGAGAGTGGATTTCCCTATTTGACGGGGAGTCACTGGACGGTTGGAGAGCTAGTGAAAATACGGAAACATTTAGCGTGCAAGATGGAAGGATTGTGGCAGACGGGCCTCGTTCTCATCTCTTTTATGCAGGCGAGGTTCAAAATCACAACTTTACAAATTTTGAATTCAAAGCTGATGTCATGACAACCCCTGGATCTAACTCGGGTATCTATTTCCATACGGAATACCAGGATTCAGGCTGGCCTGCCAAAGGCTATGAAGCCCAGGTAAACAACTCCGGTTCCGACCCGCGTAAGACAGGCAGTCTTTATGCCATAAAAGATGTATCTGAAGCTCCTGCTAAAGACAATGAGTGGTTTACTATGTATATAAAGGTTCAGGGAAGCCGGATCACGATCAAAGTTAACGGAAAAACCATGGTTGAGTACACCGAACCAGATAATGCCGAACGGCCCGAAAACATGTCAGAAAGGTTACTTTCCAGCGGTACCTTTGCCTTGCAAGGGCATGATCCGGAGAGCACGGTTTACTACAAAAATATCATGGTAAGGCCGCTACCAGAGAAGTAA
- a CDS encoding DUF1801 domain-containing protein, protein MSALKTRQNDGNVIAFLNEVEDLQKKEDSLLLLDIMKEATGEEPKMWGPSIIGFGKYHYKYESGREGNWFLTGFSPRKQNMSVYIMPGFEHFHHLTEQLGKHSTGKSCLYFKRLSDINQEILRLLIKESVDYMKKKYS, encoded by the coding sequence ATGAGTGCCTTAAAAACACGGCAAAATGATGGAAATGTAATTGCCTTTCTGAATGAAGTTGAAGATTTGCAGAAAAAAGAAGATAGTCTGTTATTGCTGGATATTATGAAAGAGGCTACCGGTGAAGAGCCTAAAATGTGGGGGCCTAGTATCATCGGTTTTGGTAAATATCATTACAAATATGAAAGCGGACGCGAAGGCAACTGGTTCCTGACCGGGTTCTCACCAAGGAAGCAGAATATGAGCGTGTACATTATGCCAGGTTTTGAACACTTCCATCATCTCACCGAGCAATTGGGTAAACATTCTACAGGTAAATCCTGTCTCTACTTCAAACGGCTTTCTGACATCAATCAAGAAATACTTCGCCTGTTGATTAAAGAATCCGTCGATTACATGAAAAAGAAATATTCTTGA
- a CDS encoding CPBP family intramembrane glutamic endopeptidase, protein MAYGISWLLWAPLWLPAFGMDGWPILSFQHTLGAFGPMAAAFIVSAAFMGKQGVVALSSRLLLWRNRTHWIAIALLGPFVLYLLAVAGGRIITGESISLESLGTTSEFPIRSLIGIFLYNIFTFGYGEETGWRGFALPRLQQYYSAFTSTLMLTFFWALWHLPLFFYRPGYTDMNPAEIAGWFFSLLTGALLLTWLYNSSKGSVLVVTVFHASVNVIFTSDVQSDLVINSLGILITVWGIGVLLIAGPKYLSKKGKMIASGKHKQRLFRN, encoded by the coding sequence TTGGCATATGGCATCTCATGGCTTTTGTGGGCCCCGCTCTGGCTACCTGCATTCGGAATGGACGGATGGCCGATTCTAAGCTTTCAACATACCTTAGGGGCCTTTGGACCGATGGCAGCGGCTTTCATCGTTTCAGCTGCATTTATGGGTAAACAAGGAGTAGTTGCCCTCTCTTCTCGCCTTTTACTCTGGCGTAATCGAACTCATTGGATCGCTATTGCCCTACTCGGTCCGTTTGTATTATATCTTCTGGCGGTTGCAGGTGGCAGGATAATTACCGGAGAATCTATTTCCCTTGAGAGCTTAGGCACAACCTCTGAATTTCCAATAAGGAGTTTAATCGGGATCTTTTTATATAACATATTCACATTTGGGTATGGTGAGGAGACCGGGTGGCGAGGTTTTGCCCTGCCCCGCCTCCAGCAGTATTATTCGGCTTTTACTTCCACCCTCATGCTCACCTTTTTTTGGGCTTTGTGGCACCTTCCGCTCTTTTTTTACCGACCGGGTTATACGGATATGAATCCGGCGGAAATAGCCGGCTGGTTTTTCAGTTTGCTTACCGGGGCATTACTGCTCACATGGCTCTACAACAGCAGCAAAGGTAGTGTGCTAGTTGTTACCGTTTTTCATGCATCCGTAAATGTGATCTTCACTTCGGATGTTCAATCAGATCTGGTAATTAATTCACTTGGTATTCTTATTACCGTCTGGGGAATTGGTGTATTATTGATTGCCGGTCCAAAATATCTTTCAAAAAAAGGAAAGATGATTGCCAGTGGAAAACATAAACAAAGATTATTCCGGAATTAG
- a CDS encoding transporter — MDITIKSLTMSIVITGLLLGAGCVKAQQVSYSGSIQYATGSYFFDESTQSFSLANGLNISGDNITVSFNVPFIVQNSPWLSYGVAGYIPTGGPDHKTVRDSSGHGQGQGGQDGRNKLFSTAKEPNNMRNKMSDDPVVLPDTSNYKQSSFGDPNVYMNLKLYSSASEATSLQLNSGLKIPLADPTNGFGTGEWDYGLGLSLSQRLGNFFVLADFMKWWFGDLPDLELKDPLTYTVGVSKMLGTGKWMINTTYSGYTEIISGYEPPRTLNLGLGYFLSQRVSLNGTMGVGLSESSSDFSLGLGWMIRL, encoded by the coding sequence ATGGATATCACAATAAAATCTTTGACCATGTCCATAGTGATTACCGGTCTTCTGTTAGGGGCCGGTTGCGTGAAGGCGCAACAAGTTTCCTATTCGGGAAGCATCCAATACGCAACCGGTTCTTACTTTTTTGATGAAAGTACACAGAGTTTCTCCCTGGCAAACGGGTTAAATATTTCAGGAGATAATATTACGGTTTCCTTTAATGTGCCCTTCATAGTTCAAAACTCACCCTGGCTTTCGTACGGAGTGGCCGGATATATACCTACCGGGGGACCGGATCATAAAACAGTGCGGGATTCCTCAGGTCATGGTCAAGGACAAGGCGGTCAGGACGGCAGAAACAAACTGTTTTCAACTGCCAAAGAGCCCAATAACATGAGGAATAAGATGAGTGACGATCCTGTGGTTTTGCCAGATACCAGCAATTACAAGCAATCAAGCTTTGGCGATCCCAACGTCTATATGAATCTCAAATTATATTCTTCCGCTTCGGAAGCCACTTCCCTTCAATTGAATTCCGGATTGAAAATTCCGCTGGCAGATCCAACCAATGGATTCGGCACCGGGGAATGGGATTATGGACTTGGCTTATCCCTCTCCCAGCGACTGGGTAATTTCTTTGTCCTTGCGGATTTTATGAAGTGGTGGTTTGGGGACCTTCCCGATCTTGAGCTGAAAGATCCGCTCACCTATACAGTTGGTGTAAGTAAAATGTTAGGTACCGGAAAATGGATGATAAATACAACCTACAGCGGCTACACTGAAATTATTTCGGGCTATGAGCCTCCCAGAACTTTAAACCTTGGACTCGGTTATTTCCTATCTCAAAGAGTTTCCCTGAATGGCACTATGGGAGTAGGTCTCAGTGAATCGTCATCTGACTTCTCACTGGGTTTGGGATGGATGATACGGCTCTAG
- a CDS encoding DinB family protein gives MNEVNHLSQAVLDTWQTGNRITCYLIENISDELWVSKVPGYQQKTIRMIGGHLHNTRCMWLKTVAKKNVLTVPDPVDRYGVTQTELLSSLAFSSDSVYELLQQSLENASTLPGFSLDVVHFMNYLTSHEAHHRGQIIMAARQLNQKLPEDVTYGVWKWSIRAKEI, from the coding sequence ATGAACGAAGTGAACCACCTCTCTCAGGCAGTTCTGGATACCTGGCAAACCGGCAATAGAATTACCTGCTACCTTATCGAAAATATATCCGACGAATTGTGGGTATCAAAAGTCCCGGGATACCAACAGAAGACCATCCGCATGATTGGCGGCCATTTGCATAATACGCGCTGCATGTGGCTGAAAACCGTAGCTAAAAAAAACGTGCTGACAGTGCCGGACCCTGTTGACCGATATGGAGTCACACAAACAGAACTATTATCCTCGCTAGCTTTCAGTTCCGATTCCGTATATGAACTGCTTCAACAAAGCCTGGAAAATGCCTCTACCCTGCCGGGATTTTCCCTTGATGTGGTGCACTTCATGAACTATTTGACCTCACACGAAGCTCATCATCGGGGTCAAATCATTATGGCTGCCCGGCAACTTAATCAGAAGCTTCCGGAGGATGTCACCTACGGTGTATGGAAATGGAGTATAAGAGCCAAGGAAATATAA
- the creD gene encoding cell envelope integrity protein CreD, with protein sequence MINLKKSLGIRLFVIAFLALALLIPSVLIQELISERENRRNSVVDEISQKWGKKQTVVGPVLSIPYKHYFSVDDKVEHTIRYAHFLPEKLNIKGSIVPEVRYRGIYKVIVYNGKLMFSGNFHSLDLSVLNISPEDYLLDEAFISVGISDMTGIKDFISINWDGQDYPANPGIETNDVLQSGISIAPVIAANKEYRFAFDLNLNGSGGMLFSPVGKQTVVELNSEWANPSFTGNFLPVEREVNSSGFRANWEILHLNRNFSQQWTGPNQEVSGTAFGVDLLLPVDGYQKTMRTAKYAIMFIALTFMTFFMIELLGKKVIHPVQYLLIGFALLLFYTLLLSISEYLSFNLAYVIAASSIIALITVYSFRVLSDMRKTGIILGVLILLYGFLYILLQLQDYALLMGSIGLFIVLSLVMYLTREIDWFEILDGPKRASGNVQIEN encoded by the coding sequence ATGATCAATCTAAAAAAATCCCTGGGAATACGATTGTTCGTCATCGCATTCCTGGCACTGGCTCTTCTTATTCCCTCCGTGCTGATTCAAGAATTGATTTCTGAACGGGAAAACAGGAGAAATTCCGTTGTAGACGAAATCAGTCAAAAATGGGGAAAGAAACAAACCGTGGTTGGCCCGGTACTTAGCATCCCTTACAAACATTATTTCAGCGTCGACGATAAAGTAGAACATACTATCCGATATGCACATTTTTTACCGGAGAAATTAAATATAAAAGGCTCTATTGTACCAGAAGTTCGTTATCGGGGTATTTATAAAGTCATCGTTTATAACGGAAAATTGATGTTTTCTGGAAACTTCCATTCTCTTGACCTATCGGTTCTGAATATATCTCCGGAAGATTATTTATTAGATGAAGCCTTTATTTCTGTAGGTATCTCCGATATGACCGGGATCAAAGATTTTATCAGCATCAATTGGGATGGACAGGATTATCCGGCGAATCCCGGAATAGAGACGAATGATGTCTTGCAATCAGGTATTTCCATTGCACCGGTAATTGCAGCAAACAAAGAGTACCGGTTTGCTTTTGATCTGAACCTGAACGGAAGCGGTGGCATGCTCTTTTCACCAGTTGGCAAACAGACTGTTGTTGAGCTCAACTCTGAATGGGCCAATCCAAGCTTTACCGGAAACTTTCTGCCTGTTGAGAGAGAGGTCAACTCATCCGGTTTTCGAGCAAACTGGGAGATTCTGCACCTTAATCGAAATTTTTCGCAGCAATGGACAGGTCCAAACCAGGAGGTATCCGGTACAGCATTTGGCGTGGACCTACTGCTTCCTGTTGATGGATATCAGAAAACGATGCGGACCGCAAAATATGCGATCATGTTCATAGCCCTTACATTTATGACCTTTTTCATGATAGAATTGCTGGGTAAAAAAGTGATCCATCCCGTTCAGTACCTGCTGATAGGTTTTGCATTGCTGCTTTTCTATACACTGTTGCTCTCGATTTCTGAATACCTATCCTTCAACCTCGCATATGTTATAGCTGCTTCGTCCATTATTGCCCTCATTACGGTCTACTCCTTTCGTGTACTTTCAGATATGCGTAAGACCGGTATCATTCTAGGTGTACTGATCCTACTCTATGGGTTTCTCTATATCTTGTTACAACTTCAGGATTATGCCCTGCTTATGGGAAGTATAGGACTCTTTATTGTCCTCTCCCTGGTGATGTACCTTACCAGAGAAATTGACTGGTTTGAAATACTCGATGGTCCGAAAAGAGCATCCGGAAATGTGCAAATAGAGAACTGA